The following are from one region of the Cyanobium gracile PCC 6307 genome:
- the recR gene encoding recombination mediator RecR, giving the protein MIDQFERLPGIGPRTAQRLALHLLRQPEEQIRSFADALLAARSQVGQCRRCFHLSAEELCEICRNEERRNGQICVVADSRDLLAMERSREFHGQYHVLGGLISPMDGIGPELLQIQPLVERVDREGAIEVILALTPSVEGDTTSLYLARLLKPFTSVTRIAYGLPVGGELEYADEVTLARAFEGRRRME; this is encoded by the coding sequence CTGATCGACCAGTTCGAACGACTGCCCGGCATCGGGCCCCGCACGGCCCAGCGGCTGGCCCTGCACCTGCTGCGCCAGCCCGAGGAGCAGATCCGCAGCTTCGCCGATGCCCTGCTGGCGGCCCGCAGCCAGGTGGGCCAGTGCCGACGCTGTTTCCATCTCTCGGCCGAGGAACTCTGCGAGATCTGCCGCAACGAGGAGCGCCGCAACGGGCAGATCTGTGTGGTGGCCGACTCCCGCGACCTGCTGGCGATGGAACGCAGCCGTGAATTCCACGGCCAGTACCACGTGCTGGGCGGACTGATCTCGCCGATGGATGGCATCGGTCCGGAGCTGCTGCAGATCCAGCCCCTGGTGGAGCGGGTCGACCGGGAGGGGGCGATCGAGGTGATCCTGGCCCTCACCCCCAGCGTGGAGGGGGACACCACCAGCCTCTACCTGGCGCGGCTGCTCAAGCCCTTCACCAGCGTCACCCGCATCGCCTACGGGCTGCCGGTGGGGGGAGAGCTGGAATACGCCGATGAGGTGACCCTGGCCCGGGCGTTCGAAGGACGCCGGCGCATGGAATGA
- the psbP gene encoding photosystem II reaction center PsbP: MLVGCSAAAAGLNSFQSPDGRYAFLYPTGWTRVQVSNGPQVVFHDLINSDETLSLVVSEVTPDRDLSQMGSAVEVGETLRRSVISPVGSGRDAELVEAHEREQGGRTYYDLEYTVHLADRDRHELATVVVDRGRLYTFAASTNEARWNKVKDLFAVVIGSFTLQI, encoded by the coding sequence ATGCTGGTGGGCTGCAGCGCCGCCGCCGCGGGCCTGAACTCCTTCCAGAGCCCGGATGGCCGCTACGCCTTCCTGTACCCCACCGGCTGGACCCGGGTGCAGGTGAGCAACGGTCCCCAGGTGGTCTTCCACGACCTCATCAACAGCGACGAAACCCTCAGCCTTGTGGTGTCCGAGGTCACCCCCGACCGGGATCTCAGCCAGATGGGCAGTGCCGTCGAGGTGGGCGAGACCCTGCGGCGCAGCGTCATCTCCCCGGTGGGCAGCGGCCGCGACGCCGAACTGGTGGAGGCCCATGAGCGGGAGCAGGGCGGCCGCACCTACTACGACCTGGAGTACACGGTCCATCTGGCCGACCGGGATCGCCACGAGCTCGCCACCGTGGTGGTCGACCGGGGCCGCCTTTACACCTTTGCCGCCAGCACCAACGAAGCCCGCTGGAACAAGGTCAAGGACCTGTTCGCCGTGGTGATCGGCTCCTTCACCCTGCAGATCTGA
- a CDS encoding NAD(P)/FAD-dependent oxidoreductase, with protein MAVPGRLTVVGGGLAGSLLALELAERGLAVTLVDAGEATATALSYGGVAWWAGAPGPLGRLLRQAPSRWRRLQARHGPLGWRSCGLRLHGGGWTTPLLRPPFAQVDAAVLMVALPGALVAAGVERRQGRVVAPPRPVAGRWHLELEPGGTLVADQVVLAAGAGCRALAPALPERHRASWAGVLALPVRPTLSSGSASPWLRHAARRRIVQPRHWQRPSLEARAPELREECWIVDAGFAPRGEGLLLGQISLVRPGLDTGELPAAAVMESRLRQALAWLDPVLAALPGPYRQVPVAFCSGGLPLVGPLGDAAGLWVFSGFGGAFAQVPVLAPLLADLIAGVADPGILAGFGVLPG; from the coding sequence GTGGCCGTCCCCGGCCGGCTGACCGTCGTGGGGGGCGGGCTGGCCGGCAGCCTGCTGGCCCTCGAGCTGGCGGAACGGGGCCTGGCGGTGACCCTGGTGGACGCGGGGGAGGCGACGGCCACGGCCCTCAGCTACGGGGGAGTGGCCTGGTGGGCCGGGGCCCCTGGGCCCCTGGGCCGGCTGCTGCGCCAGGCCCCCTCCCGCTGGCGACGGCTGCAGGCGCGCCATGGGCCGCTCGGCTGGCGGAGCTGCGGCCTTCGCCTCCATGGCGGCGGCTGGACCACCCCCCTGCTGCGCCCCCCCTTCGCCCAGGTGGACGCCGCCGTGCTGATGGTCGCCCTGCCCGGTGCGCTGGTGGCCGCCGGGGTTGAGCGGCGCCAGGGCCGGGTGGTGGCGCCGCCGCGGCCGGTGGCCGGTCGCTGGCACCTGGAGCTGGAGCCCGGCGGCACTCTCGTGGCGGATCAGGTGGTGCTGGCGGCCGGGGCCGGTTGCCGCGCCCTGGCCCCCGCTCTGCCGGAGCGCCATCGCGCCAGCTGGGCCGGGGTGCTGGCCCTGCCGGTGCGCCCGACCCTTTCATCAGGGTCCGCCAGCCCCTGGCTGCGGCACGCGGCCCGGCGCCGCATCGTGCAGCCGCGTCACTGGCAGCGGCCGTCCCTGGAGGCCCGGGCCCCGGAGCTGCGGGAGGAGTGCTGGATCGTCGATGCCGGTTTCGCCCCCCGGGGGGAAGGGTTGCTGCTGGGGCAGATCAGCCTGGTGCGGCCGGGCCTGGACACCGGCGAGCTGCCCGCGGCGGCCGTGATGGAGAGCCGGCTGCGCCAGGCTCTGGCCTGGCTCGATCCGGTGCTGGCCGCCCTGCCGGGCCCCTACCGACAGGTGCCGGTGGCCTTCTGCAGCGGCGGCCTTCCCCTGGTGGGGCCCCTGGGCGACGCGGCGGGCCTCTGGGTGTTCAGCGGATTCGGCGGCGCCTTCGCCCAGGTGCCGGTGCTCGCCCCTTTGCTGGCCGATCTGATCGCCGGGGTTGCCGATCCAGGGATTCTGGCCGGATTCGGCGTCCTGCCGGGCTGA
- a CDS encoding NHLP bacteriocin system secretion protein, translating to MATSAPPTGAAPPRRPVAALHRRWRGLSDRGQVGACLVAMGGALGLWVLFWPVPTEVMGQGVLIYPDTAGLLDARAGGQVRKLRVAVGQNVRKGQVLMELYLPVLDRQLQQQRGNLAQLERDNRDLDRRDALRLSSERLSVDTALAKLAQDRRRYEELAATYAEKVRNLRWLSRREVVAPLASEVVAAEQGLTSTSISLDAVRIQEKDLLTRYEQVRLDIQTQALRRRYQIDDMRRQIRVTEARLAYDGQVLADRDGTVLDLQVIQGQTVATGQRLGTLGRAAAPTGERAPLLRAVAYFAPADARRLPAGLPVEVVPLWDQRGRFGGIVGKVVEVLALPATEEDISTTIGNPQLARDLLKHGPVMRTEIALERDPGSRDGYRWTLSGGSGVFPVREGLTIAAHAYVEWRTPITYVIPGLRSLTGGYRSLRIDRVWDRPSLQQSGSPP from the coding sequence ATGGCCACCTCCGCCCCCCCGACCGGTGCAGCCCCGCCTCGCCGGCCGGTGGCGGCCCTGCACCGCCGTTGGCGTGGCCTCAGCGACCGGGGCCAGGTGGGGGCCTGCCTGGTGGCGATGGGCGGGGCCCTCGGTCTCTGGGTGCTGTTCTGGCCCGTGCCCACCGAGGTGATGGGGCAGGGGGTGCTGATCTACCCCGACACCGCCGGCCTGCTCGATGCCCGCGCCGGCGGACAGGTGCGGAAGCTGCGAGTGGCCGTTGGGCAGAACGTGCGCAAGGGGCAGGTGCTGATGGAGCTGTACCTGCCGGTGCTCGATCGCCAGCTGCAGCAGCAGCGCGGCAACCTGGCCCAGCTGGAGCGCGACAACCGCGACCTCGACCGCCGGGATGCCCTGCGGCTCTCCAGCGAGCGGCTCAGCGTCGACACCGCCCTGGCCAAGCTGGCCCAGGACCGGCGCCGCTACGAGGAGTTGGCGGCCACCTATGCAGAAAAGGTGCGCAACCTGCGCTGGCTGAGCCGGCGGGAGGTGGTGGCGCCCCTGGCCTCCGAGGTGGTGGCGGCCGAGCAGGGCCTGACCAGCACCAGCATCAGTCTCGATGCGGTCAGGATCCAGGAGAAGGATCTGCTGACCCGCTACGAGCAGGTCCGGCTGGACATCCAGACCCAGGCCTTGCGGCGCCGCTATCAGATCGATGACATGCGCCGCCAGATCCGGGTCACCGAGGCCCGCTTGGCCTACGACGGCCAGGTGCTGGCCGACCGGGACGGCACCGTGCTGGACCTGCAGGTGATCCAGGGCCAGACGGTGGCCACCGGCCAGCGCCTGGGCACCCTGGGCCGGGCCGCCGCCCCCACCGGCGAGCGGGCACCGTTGCTGCGGGCCGTGGCCTATTTCGCTCCGGCCGATGCCCGCAGACTGCCGGCCGGCCTGCCCGTGGAGGTGGTGCCCCTCTGGGACCAACGGGGCCGGTTCGGCGGGATCGTCGGCAAGGTGGTCGAGGTGCTGGCCCTGCCGGCCACGGAGGAGGACATCTCCACCACCATCGGCAACCCCCAGCTGGCCCGGGACCTGCTCAAGCACGGACCGGTGATGCGGACGGAGATCGCCCTGGAGCGGGACCCCGGCAGCCGGGACGGCTACCGCTGGACCCTTTCAGGGGGCAGTGGGGTGTTTCCCGTCAGGGAGGGACTCACCATCGCCGCCCATGCCTATGTGGAGTGGCGCACACCGATCACCTACGTGATTCCGGGCCTGCGTTCCCTCACCGGCGGCTACCGCAGCCTGCGCATCGATCGTGTCTGGGACCGGCCTTCCCTGCAACAGAGTGGCTCCCCGCCATGA
- a CDS encoding GGDEF domain-containing protein, with protein MAKLRSLGLLDTGQNSRFDRLTRLAQRIFKVPIAMVSLVDEHRQWSKSSAGLNGSEASRSVSFCGHAILGSEVFIVPDALEDERFHDNPLVLGEPHVRFYAGCPLTVDHRKIGTLCIVDQAPRTLDGEQIEILRDLASVVEREVASTLLATRDELTGLENRRGFLALAQQTLQLCTRQAIPVSLLYLDLNDFQRINHLHGRQAGDEVLITLADLITGLCRDSDVVARLGGDAFVVLLINATREQTDTVVHRIEKALDQDKRLSNMGYAISFSFGITAYQPERHETIVELLADGEALMKEIKQLRFLHQEDGETPGPAASEADRGRAGVNSVLQKRSG; from the coding sequence TTGGCCAAGCTTCGGTCCCTGGGCCTCCTCGACACAGGACAAAATTCCCGTTTCGATCGGCTCACCAGGCTGGCCCAGAGAATCTTCAAGGTCCCGATCGCGATGGTCAGCCTCGTCGATGAGCATCGGCAGTGGTCGAAATCCTCCGCAGGTCTGAATGGTTCGGAAGCCTCCAGAAGCGTTTCCTTCTGTGGTCATGCCATTCTCGGCTCAGAGGTGTTCATCGTTCCTGACGCCTTGGAAGATGAACGCTTCCATGACAATCCTCTGGTTCTGGGAGAGCCCCATGTTCGCTTTTATGCCGGTTGTCCCTTGACGGTTGACCATCGAAAGATCGGCACCCTGTGCATCGTCGATCAGGCACCCCGAACCCTCGATGGGGAGCAGATCGAGATCCTGAGGGATCTGGCGAGCGTCGTTGAGCGGGAGGTGGCCTCCACCCTTCTGGCCACGAGGGACGAGCTCACGGGTCTGGAGAACAGACGCGGATTCCTTGCCCTTGCCCAGCAGACCCTTCAGCTCTGCACCCGCCAGGCCATACCGGTTTCACTCCTCTATCTCGATCTGAACGATTTCCAGCGAATCAACCACCTCCACGGGCGCCAGGCTGGCGATGAGGTCCTGATCACCTTGGCTGACCTGATCACGGGTCTCTGCCGAGACTCCGATGTGGTGGCCCGACTCGGTGGGGATGCGTTCGTGGTCCTGCTGATCAACGCCACCCGGGAGCAGACAGACACCGTTGTCCATCGCATCGAGAAAGCCCTCGACCAAGACAAGAGACTGTCGAACATGGGATATGCCATCTCTTTCTCCTTTGGCATCACGGCCTACCAACCCGAACGGCACGAAACGATTGTCGAGCTGCTGGCCGATGGGGAGGCCCTGATGAAGGAGATCAAGCAGCTGCGATTCCTCCACCAGGAGGATGGCGAAACACCTGGGCCGGCAGCATCAGAGGCCGACCGCGGCCGGGCAGGCGTCAACAGCGTGCTGCAGAAACGCAGCGGCTGA